CTCAATGCAATGGCTAGAGGCTCAATTGCTAAAGCAAAAAGTAAGGGGGATAGGGGGCAGCCCTGCCTTGTTGAACGTCCTAGAGAGAAATGAGAGTGAAACACAATTATTAACAACATGTAAAACCTTACATCTTATCAATGATCAgttggttggtcggttggtcggtcggtTGTTGACCCTGAAACACAGGAAACCCACTCcagtgattttcttcttctttctgtcgATGTTCTCATTCATTGATTTTAGTTCAGTCCTTTATTCAGACAGATCAGCAGAGTCCTGCgtccagaaaataaaaacattgtacAGATGGAGCCTGAATAGAgcatgaatagagcctgaatagaacatgaatagagcctgaatagagcatgaatagagcctgaatagagcctgaatagagcctgaatagaacatgaatagatgccgaatagagcctgaatagaacatgaatagagcctgaatagagcatgaatagagcctgaatagagcctgaatagaacatgaatagatgccgaatagagcctgaatagaacatgaatagatgccgaatagagcctgaatagaacatgaatagagcctgaatagagcctgaatagagcctgactagagcctgaatagagcatgaatagagcctgaatagagcctgaatagagcatgaatagagcctgaatagagcctgaatagaacatgaatagatgccgaatagagcctgaatagaacatgaatagagcttgaatagagcctgaatagagcctgaatagagcctgaatagagcctgaatagaacatgaatagatgccgaatagagcctgaatagaacatgaatagatgccgaatagagcctgaatagagcctTCAGACCCTTCAAAGTCTCTTTTAGATATTTCATCAtgctctgctccagcttcaTGTGAGTCCATCCCGACTCAGCAGCTCCACACAGAAGAACGGACCGGTGCCGTCGGCAGAAGCCGTCGTAGCTGCGGCCGCAGAAGCTGGTTTATAACACTATAAGTTTGTGTCTCAAATCTACTAATCCATGCAAATGTTCTCTTTTTCATGTGGAACGCTGCATCCGTCCAGGCTGATAAAAATGCAAACTTAACTAATCTATCCCCCCTCCCTCAGGACGTCCTCGCGTCTAATAAATTAGAATCTTTCACCAGTCCTCTGGCTTCGCGATTCTAAGTTAAAATCGAACCAAACCCGAGTGGCGGGTCCTCGGCTCCTCCCCTTTAGACGCCTCGCTCACCTTTGCTCTGCTGCATCCTCAGTTCGGCTTCCTGCTTCTCGCGCCGCGCCTGCAGCGTCCTGCAGACCTTCCTGTGGGTGAACCAGTGCATCTTCTGGCAGGGCTGGTCGCAGTAGATCACCTGAAGCAAACGCCGTTTCAACGCCGTTTCAGAGTCGACAGAGGAACAGAGACGTTTACAATAAAACAGCGAGCCAACGCCGCTCACCATCTTACAGGCGGAGCATCTCTTCTCGGCTCCCTTCTCACCGCAGGACGTGCAGAACTCGGCGTCCACGAAGCCGACCTGACCCGTGATGGCCTGGGTCAGAACGGAGAGCGCCGTGGGGTCGCTGCCCTGCAACGGGAAGGAACCGGGGGTCAGAGCTCGCGGCCCCTCGCCCACCGGCCTGCTGGAACGTTCCCGCGGATCCGACTCACGATCTCCACGGGAGCGACGCTCcgcaccagctgctgcagcagagtggcGTCGCAGTACAGGAACTTGCGGATGCACTCTCGGACGAACTTCTCCTGGAAGACGGGGAAGCCGTCCTCGTCCCGACCCTTCAGCAGGCTGCAGGACGGGGAGTGGGGGAAGAGTTCTAACCGGCGTCGGCGGAGGACAACGCGAGTGCGAGCGATGGTCACCTCCTGATCAGGCCCTCCAGCTTGTCCTCGCGGTCCTTCAGGAAGGAGCCGCACTTCGCCAGCACGCAGCCGATGTAGTGCATCTTCACGGCGAGCACCTCGTTGGCGTCCCGCTGCTTGATGCACTTCTCGCAGATGAGCTCCATCACGCGGCGACACCTGTccagcgccgccgcctccgccagCAGCGGGTTCTCCTTCACCAGCATCACCATCTGcgaagagcagcagaggctcCGCCCGTCGGTCCCCCTTCCTGCTAAAGCCGACCCCCCCAACCCGTGTATCTGGGCCCCCCCACCTTGACCGGGTTCAGGTTGGTGCTCATGATGACTTTGTGAAGGGGTCCGGCCAGTTTGGGGGGCAGCTTGGGGTCCTTCTCCAGACCCTGAGGCCTGGTATAATAGTCCAGGCGGGCACGGGAGAAGAAGTTGTTGATCACGGTGACGCAGTCGTGCTGacctggggaggaggagggaggaggtgacaTCACTGTCGTTGCTAAGCGACGGCTAAAAGCCAAAACGAACTCCAGCCGTGGGAGCGAGCGTCGCGTCCGAACGCACCGACGAAGGCGGCCATCTGCGCCGCCGTCCTGCCGACGGAGTTCACGGCGTCCGTCTCTGCGCCGACGTCCAGCATCATCCACGCGATGTCCGTCTTGCCTGCAGGcgcggagggagaggagaaacgACTCACAGGGGGGGCAGATCTTCATTTTAAAAGCCCTGCCGCCGCGCCGATGAAAATCTTAAATACCCGACAGGCCGGCGAACATCAGGGCTGTGTATCCGTGCTCGTGTTAATTGCAATTGACGTCGGCGCCGTGTCGCAGCAGCAGCCGGCACATTTCAGCTTTTCCTTTATACGCAGCGTGCATCAGAGGAGTCATCCCGttcttgggggggggagggggcagccACCTTTGACTTTTTTTATATATCGCTTTCAGATGGCGTCTTAATTGCCATCTGAAAGCGATATATAAATTGCAATGTTTTAATTACGAACACCTGATAGTGACCGGCGGACATGAAGGGGCGTCACCAGAACCCTTCAGCCCCCCCACAGGATGAAAAGCTGCGACGCTGAAATTCTGCAGGAAGACTTACAGGTGGATAAAGGATCAGGATAAACACAGGGCCGACTTTATACAAGCCTGTCGGGTCATTTGATACGATCAGATCCAGAAGTTCATATCGGAAATGGGCAAATCCAGGTgtcactctcaaaatgtaatgggataaAAGTCAGACCgagacacatcttcagatttttattaaacgccattaaaaacagaagctccttggAGGATAGTAATAATTCTTGAGTCTGAAACGTAAGGTTATTTTGCTTCAAAGTGATTTTACACTGTGTGGTTCCCATGGGAGGCGTGATTTTAAAGTGACTTGAATGTGTCACAAACTGATGAAATTGTAGTACcttctaagtgtgtgtgtgtgtgggggggagacCCGTCACCTTCAGGTGACGTTGTCGTCGTTCTTTGTTGTGAAGCGTTTTCAGGTTCTGGTTCAGATTGAgacaactttattgatcccaatgGGCAATTCAGTCCATTTTGCTCTGTTTTGTCAGTAaccagagaagaaaaacaaactaaactaaaccgGATCAGAACAAAAGGCAAAACATCAACATCTGCAAACTAGAACAGCTTAACAAGAGACGACTTTACCTCGTCCAAGCAGTTCACCCGGACATCCTTACAGCCCAGC
This is a stretch of genomic DNA from Brachionichthys hirsutus isolate HB-005 unplaced genomic scaffold, CSIRO-AGI_Bhir_v1 contig_453, whole genome shotgun sequence. It encodes these proteins:
- the LOC137915584 gene encoding LOW QUALITY PROTEIN: ankyrin repeat and MYND domain-containing protein 2-like (The sequence of the model RefSeq protein was modified relative to this genomic sequence to represent the inferred CDS: substituted 1 base at 1 genomic stop codon): MTPLMHAAYKGKAEMCRLLLRHGADVNCNXHEHGYTALMFAGLSGKTDIAWMMLDVGAETDAVNSVGRTAAQMAAFVGQHDCVTVINNFFSRARLDYYTRPQGLEKDPKLPPKLAGPLHKVIMSTNLNPVKMVMLVKENPLLAEAAALDRCRRVMELICEKCIKQRDANEVLAVKMHYIGCVLAKCGSFLKDREDKLEGLIRSLLKGRDEDGFPVFQEKFVRECIRKFLYCDATLLQQLVRSVAPVEIGSDPTALSVLTQAITGQVGFVDAEFCTSCGEKGAEKRCSACKMVIYCDQPCQKMHWFTHRKVCRTLQARREKQEAELRMQQSKGERGV